GTGCGTCCGGATCTAGCCGGTAAAACCCGGACTCTGGCCGACGGCGAGCCGGTAGCGGCAGCCCGTCCTGAATGTTTCCGGAACCAGGCCGGGCACGACGCGTTCACCCCCTGTATCCGACGATGAAACAGCCCACGGAAGGAACGGACAAATGGCCCATATCAATCTGAAGCACGGCATCTGGGTGCTTGTAGCCGATGGCGAAAAGGCGCTGTTCCTGAAGAACCGGGGCGACACCAAATATCCGAACCTCGAGGTCGTGCGCGAGATGGAGCAGAACAACCCGCCGACGCGCGAACAGGGCAGCGATCGTCCCGGCCGCTACAGCGATGGGCCTTCGATCCACCGCAGCGCGGTAGACGATACCGACTGGCACCGTGTCGCCAAGGAGCGTTTCGCCGACGAGATTGCCGCCCGGCTCTACAAATTCGCCCATGCCGGCGATTTCCGCGAGATCATCCTTGTGGCGCCCCCGCTGGTGCTCGGCGAGTTGCGCAAGAAGCTGCACAAGGAAGTCGACGAGCGCGTTTCGGCCGAAATGGCCAAGACGCTGACCAATCATAGCGTAAGCGACATCGAGTCGATCCTGATGGCCGCCTGATCCCGTCCGTCTTTCCTGACCACTCCCAGCGTGCCGGCAGCCAATGCCGGCACTTTTTTTGACGGTGGCCAAGTTTCTTGGCCGCTTAGGGTTGCGCATGCGCGCCTGCGTCCACCATATTGGAAATGCAGCGGATTTCACCGCCGCTCCCCAATACAATGCTCATTTTTGAAAGGTGCCGCCGGGACAATGCCGCATGACACGCCCCTCATCGCTACAATCGTCGCCGGTCTGGGGCTGGCATTCATCTTCGGCGCGCTCGCCAATCGCTTCAAGGTTCCGCCGCTTGTCGGCTATCTGATCGCCGGCGTGCTGGTCGGGCCCAACACGCCCGGATTCGTCGCCGACCAGGAGTTGGCTCTCGAGCTCGCCGAGATCGGCGTCATCTTGCTGATGTTCGGCGTCGGACTGCATTTCTCTCTCAAGGACCTCCTCTCCGTCCGCGCCATCGCCGTGCCGGGCGCGATCGTCCAGATCGCCTTTGCCACAGCACTTGGCGCCGGCCTGGCCTGGATGCTCGGCTGGTCGACCGGCGCCGGCCTGGTGTTCGGTCTGGCGCTGTCGGTGGCGTCAACGGTCGTGCTTTTGCGGGCACTGCAAGAGCGGCGCATGATCGAGACCGAACGCGGCCGCATCGCCGTCGGCTGGCTGATCGTCGAAGACCTGGCGATGGTGCTGGCGCTGGTGCTTTTGCCGGCGCTTGCCGGCGTGCTCGGCGGCGAAGCGCAGACGACCGAAGCTCCCAACATCCTTGCCCTGCGCTTCGATTTCGGCGTCTGGGGCGTCATCGGGCTCACGCTGGCCAAGGTCGCGGCCTTCGTCGTCGTCATGATGGTCGTCGGCCGCCGGGTCATCCCGTGGGTGCTGCACTACGTCGCCCACACCGGCTCGCGCGAATTGTTCCGCCTGTCGGTGCTGGCGATCGCGCTCGGCGTCGCCTTCGGTGCCGCCAAGCTATTCGGCGTCTCGCTGGCGCTGGGCGCCTTCTTCGCCGGCATGATCATGAGCGAATCCGAGCTCAGCCATCAAGCGGCGGAAGAAACGCTGCCGCTGCGCGACGCTTTCTCGGTGCTGTTCTTCGTCTCGGTCGGCATGCTGTTCGACCCGACCAGCCTGTTAAGCAACACTTGGCCGATCCTCGCCACGCTGTTCATCATCATCATCGGCAAATCGGTCGCCGCCTTCCTGATCGTCATAGCCTTCGGCTATCCGGTGGCCACCGCGCTGATCATTTCAGCCAGCCTGGCGCAAATCGGCGAATTCTCGTTCATCCTGGCTGAACTCGGCGTGGGGCTCGGCCTGTTGCCGGAAAAAGGCCGCGACCTGATCCTTGCCGGCGCCATCCTGTCGATCGTGCTCAACCCACTGGTCTTCGCAGGCGTCGCGCGGCTGCGGCCGTGGCTGGAAAAACGCGCGGGCAAGGTGCCGGAGGCTGTCGAAGCCGTGCCGATCGGTCCGGCCACCGAGCCCGGCGAAGTCGCCACCATAACGCAGGTAGCGGCAGCCAAGGTCGACGATGACCTCCCGCCGCCGACCAAACTCACCGACCACACCATCCTGATTGGCTATGGCCGCGTCGGCTCGCTGGTCGGCCAGTCGCTCAAGGACGCCCAGCTCCCGTTCCTGGTCATCGAAGACTCGGACAAGACCATCGCAAGGCTCCTGGCCGAAGGTATCGAGACTGTCGCTGGCAACGCGGTCAAGGGCGAGGTGTTCGGCGCGGCCAATGCTGCCGGCGCCAGACGCCTGATCCTGGCCATCCCCAATGCCTTCGAGGCCGGCCAGATCGTGCTCAAGGCCAAGGCCGCCAATCCCGGTATGCTGATCATCGCTCGCGCCCACTCCGACGCCGAGGTCGAGCATTTGACAGGGCTCGGGGCCGACAAGGTGATCATGGGCGAGCGCGAGATCGCACGCGGCATCGTCGAACAGGTCCTGGATGGTTCGGCCAGGCCGCCTACCAGCGATCCGGAGCCCGACGCCCCGCCGGCGGCAGCCTGAACCGGTCGAAACCAGTTTCTCCAAAACAAGAAAGGCCGCGCAACTGCGCGGCCATTTTTCATTGGCGAGCGGGCGCCGCCCGCGGCCCTGCTCAGAGGAAGGGGAACGGCATGACGAAGTTGGGCTGATAGGTGTCCATCGTCGCGCCATTGCGATCTTCATCGATAAGTGTGCTGCTGCCGAAGCTGGCGCGGAGCCCAACCATCAGCTTGTGCGAGTCGAGGATATCCGTACCCGGGCCGCCCTCCGAGAACGAGATGTTCTCATACTGATAGCGGCCAAACACCGACCACGGCGTACCGTCGAAACGGTAGGAGGCCTGCAGCGCAGCGGCGATGGTGTCAAAGTCAGCCGAATCGCCACCGACGCTCAAATGGGTGCGATGGAAGCCGAGCTCGCCGTCGAAGCGCAGATTGTCCTGGGCGAAGTAGCGAACCACGCCGCGAATGCCCATGAGGTCGACATTGAAGGGCAAGAAATCGGCTTCCAGGCCACCGTAGTAGGCCTGCGCGTAGAGCGTCATGTTGCCGAAATAGGCCTGAGCCTCGGGACCGACCTTCCAGTCCCAGATATCCGCGTCAAGGCCGGTAGAGGAGCCATAGGTATTGGCCTGGACGAAACCACCAAAGGCATAAGAAGCCGGGTCGCGCCAGAACAGGTGCGCGGCACCGCCGACGCCATGGAGGCTCTCGCCGTCCTGGCCGACGGCATCGACTGTGAAGTCGCCCTGGGCGTTCCAGCGCTCGGCAAACGGGACGTTGATGCGCGCCGCGCCACCGGCAGCCCACAGGGTCTCGTCGGAGAATTCGCTGATCCACAGCCCGCCGCCATAGATCTGGCCGTAGCCGGAGACCTGGCGAACGGTCTCCTCGACCGGTTGCGTCGGATCGGCGGCAAAAGCCGGCGTCGCAAGCACGGCAAGCCCGGCGGCAGCGAGCAGTTTCTTCATGGATGGCCCCTCGTCAGTGATTTGGCGCCATATTTCGTATCGCTAAATTAGCTAACGGAAAGGTCATGCCGCGCAAT
The nucleotide sequence above comes from Aminobacter aminovorans. Encoded proteins:
- a CDS encoding host attachment protein encodes the protein MAHINLKHGIWVLVADGEKALFLKNRGDTKYPNLEVVREMEQNNPPTREQGSDRPGRYSDGPSIHRSAVDDTDWHRVAKERFADEIAARLYKFAHAGDFREIILVAPPLVLGELRKKLHKEVDERVSAEMAKTLTNHSVSDIESILMAA
- a CDS encoding cation:proton antiporter, coding for MPHDTPLIATIVAGLGLAFIFGALANRFKVPPLVGYLIAGVLVGPNTPGFVADQELALELAEIGVILLMFGVGLHFSLKDLLSVRAIAVPGAIVQIAFATALGAGLAWMLGWSTGAGLVFGLALSVASTVVLLRALQERRMIETERGRIAVGWLIVEDLAMVLALVLLPALAGVLGGEAQTTEAPNILALRFDFGVWGVIGLTLAKVAAFVVVMMVVGRRVIPWVLHYVAHTGSRELFRLSVLAIALGVAFGAAKLFGVSLALGAFFAGMIMSESELSHQAAEETLPLRDAFSVLFFVSVGMLFDPTSLLSNTWPILATLFIIIIGKSVAAFLIVIAFGYPVATALIISASLAQIGEFSFILAELGVGLGLLPEKGRDLILAGAILSIVLNPLVFAGVARLRPWLEKRAGKVPEAVEAVPIGPATEPGEVATITQVAAAKVDDDLPPPTKLTDHTILIGYGRVGSLVGQSLKDAQLPFLVIEDSDKTIARLLAEGIETVAGNAVKGEVFGAANAAGARRLILAIPNAFEAGQIVLKAKAANPGMLIIARAHSDAEVEHLTGLGADKVIMGEREIARGIVEQVLDGSARPPTSDPEPDAPPAAA